In one window of Paracoccus saliphilus DNA:
- a CDS encoding iron-containing alcohol dehydrogenase: MELSPALGMTSRLGEMGISHNHLPILAADAMKQGRLPINNPREMTCEAVLKIYTHAL; encoded by the coding sequence GTGGAACTGAGCCCCGCGCTTGGCATGACAAGCAGGCTGGGCGAGATGGGGATCAGTCATAATCACCTGCCGATACTTGCGGCGGATGCGATGAAACAGGGGCGTTTGCCGATCAACAACCCGCGCGAGATGACCTGTGAGGCGGTGCTGAAGATTTACACGCATGCCTTGTGA
- a CDS encoding DUF2794 domain-containing protein, whose amino-acid sequence MNAAPPFATDPDRVVFDRAELGTILTVYGRFVAAGEWRDYAMSFLRDAAVFSVFRRAAEHPLYRIEKRPKLRNAQGAYAVIAMDGRILKRGHDLAQVLKVFDKKLIRAVD is encoded by the coding sequence ATGAACGCCGCCCCGCCGTTTGCTACCGATCCCGACCGGGTGGTTTTTGACCGGGCCGAACTCGGGACTATCCTGACCGTATATGGCCGATTTGTCGCCGCCGGTGAATGGCGCGATTACGCGATGTCGTTCCTGCGCGATGCCGCTGTGTTCAGCGTGTTCCGCCGCGCTGCCGAACATCCGCTTTACCGGATCGAGAAGCGGCCGAAACTGCGCAACGCACAGGGGGCCTATGCGGTGATCGCGATGGATGGCCGAATTCTCAAGCGCGGTCATGATCTCGCGCAGGTGCTGAAGGTCTTCGACAAGAAACTGATCCGCGCCGTCGATTGA
- a CDS encoding I78 family peptidase inhibitor, translated as MMRGPLILSLMSGLALAACEPVPESSTPELDLPQNCGAEELQDLVGQPKSVLDSKDFPAGTRIIGPGDAVTADYRADRLNIEINRDDRIEKIGCF; from the coding sequence ATGATGCGTGGTCCGCTGATCCTTTCACTGATGTCTGGCCTCGCGCTGGCTGCCTGCGAGCCCGTGCCCGAATCCTCGACACCCGAACTTGACCTGCCCCAGAATTGCGGGGCTGAAGAATTGCAGGACCTGGTCGGTCAGCCGAAATCGGTTCTCGATTCAAAGGACTTTCCGGCTGGCACGCGGATTATCGGACCCGGCGACGCGGTAACGGCCGATTACCGCGCCGACCGACTGAACATCGAGATCAATCGCGATGACCGGATCGAAAAGATCGGCTGCTTCTGA